The Kitasatospora sp. NBC_00374 genome has a segment encoding these proteins:
- a CDS encoding sensor histidine kinase, producing MRWAMIKAAVAGTTMVALAFLIPLGLMVQQTARDRAFTAAERQAAALGPALAITTDQDAITRAIASTDAGARDRLAVHLPDGTAVGTARANPDDLGTVERQGRSFTVAVPGGFDLLQPVAVDNGRIAVVEVHVADGDLSHGVTTAWLVLSLVALALVAISVLVADRMGARIVSSARRLAAAARSLGAGNLAVRVPVEGGPGADAPEELRDAGKAFNAMADRVVHLLAAERELAADLSHRLRTPLTVLRLNAASLGDGDAADATRHAVSQLEREVDQIIRSARRAPDDAPAVTLGCDAVEVIRERVGFWSALAEDEGRPWQLAGAEGAVLVPVQRVDLAAAVDALLGNVFRHTAIGTAFSVDLMATPDSVIVLVGDAGPGFVDPDTAIERGTGHGGDGSTGLGLDIARKLAETTGGDVALGRSAGLGGAEIRLRIQTRPESALPRRTRRRGARFAGASRRG from the coding sequence CTGCGCTGGGCCATGATCAAGGCAGCGGTGGCCGGCACCACCATGGTCGCGCTCGCCTTCCTCATCCCGCTCGGCCTGATGGTCCAGCAGACCGCCCGCGACCGGGCCTTCACCGCCGCCGAACGCCAGGCCGCCGCCCTCGGCCCGGCCCTCGCCATCACCACCGACCAGGACGCCATCACCCGGGCGATCGCCTCCACCGACGCGGGCGCCCGGGACCGCCTCGCCGTCCACCTCCCGGACGGCACCGCGGTCGGCACGGCCCGGGCCAACCCCGACGACCTCGGCACGGTCGAGCGGCAGGGCCGGTCCTTCACGGTCGCCGTGCCCGGCGGGTTCGACCTGCTCCAGCCCGTCGCCGTGGACAACGGCCGGATCGCGGTGGTCGAGGTGCACGTCGCCGACGGCGACCTCAGCCACGGCGTCACCACCGCCTGGCTGGTGCTCTCGCTGGTCGCGCTCGCGCTGGTCGCCATCTCCGTCCTGGTCGCCGACCGGATGGGCGCCCGGATCGTCTCCTCCGCCCGCCGGCTGGCCGCCGCCGCCCGCTCGCTCGGCGCCGGCAACCTCGCCGTCCGGGTGCCCGTCGAGGGCGGGCCGGGAGCCGACGCGCCCGAGGAACTCCGCGACGCGGGCAAGGCCTTCAATGCCATGGCCGACCGGGTGGTCCACCTGCTCGCCGCCGAACGGGAACTCGCCGCCGACCTCTCCCACCGGCTGCGCACCCCGCTCACCGTGCTGCGCCTCAACGCCGCCTCGCTCGGCGACGGCGACGCCGCCGACGCCACCCGGCACGCCGTCTCCCAGCTAGAGCGCGAGGTCGACCAGATCATCCGCTCGGCCCGCCGCGCCCCCGACGACGCCCCCGCGGTCACGCTCGGCTGCGACGCGGTCGAGGTGATCCGCGAGCGGGTCGGCTTCTGGTCCGCGCTCGCCGAGGACGAGGGCCGGCCCTGGCAGCTGGCGGGGGCGGAGGGCGCCGTCCTGGTCCCGGTCCAGCGCGTCGACCTGGCCGCCGCCGTGGACGCGCTGCTCGGCAACGTGTTCCGGCACACGGCGATCGGCACGGCCTTCTCGGTCGACCTGATGGCCACCCCCGACTCGGTGATCGTCCTGGTCGGCGACGCCGGACCGGGGTTCGTCGACCCCGACACCGCGATCGAGCGCGGCACCGGCCACGGCGGCGACGGCTCCACCGGACTCGGTCTCGACATCGCCCGCAAGCTCGCCGAGACCACCGGCGGCGACGTCGCGCTCGGACGCTCGGCCGGGCTCGGCGGGGCCGAGATCCGGCTGCGCATCCAGACCCGCCCGGAGTCCGCCCTGCCGCGTCGGACCCGCCGCCGCGGCGCCCGGTTCGCCGGCGCCTCCCGCCGGGGCTGA
- the mycP gene encoding type VII secretion-associated serine protease mycosin: MASKQPMRIAAVLAAGAMLWGSGVMPAHADSVRDAQWPLRSYGADTRVWPISQGDGVIVGLIDTGVMSNHEDLSGQVLPGADLSGQQGDGRVDVKGHGTSMASIIAGHGHAGQSGIMGLAPKAKILPIRVGLNDAGEAESGETKLAEAIRFAADNGAKVINLSIAGGSASDRETRAAVEYAISKDIVLVAGAGNLGNHGSPVSYPAAYPGVVAVSAIDDVGTIWEKSNKGPEMTLAAPGVGIASAGIKSTTAYTTSNGTSDATAYVSAIAALVRAKYPDLSAGQVINRMIKSAVAPPDKSAVPNSSYGYGIASPGAALAANPAVDGGAKENPLLGRVESQKGASAAPSGGAASPKPVPSAPAGAGASGGDVAKGDDGGGGFPVVAVAGGVVGLLVVVGLVVFLVRRSRGGGGGTGGPGGPGGGPVAYGSAPPGGPQGYGAPQSQPSPQYPPQQPPAPPGGNPYQR; this comes from the coding sequence ATGGCGAGCAAACAACCGATGCGCATTGCGGCTGTACTGGCTGCAGGTGCAATGTTGTGGGGATCAGGCGTGATGCCTGCACATGCGGATAGCGTTCGCGATGCGCAGTGGCCGCTCAGAAGCTACGGGGCGGACACCAGGGTTTGGCCTATCAGTCAGGGTGACGGAGTCATCGTCGGGTTGATCGACACCGGTGTGATGTCGAATCATGAAGACCTCAGCGGACAGGTCCTGCCAGGTGCGGATCTGTCGGGGCAACAGGGCGACGGGCGGGTTGATGTAAAAGGCCACGGCACGTCCATGGCGAGTATTATCGCGGGTCACGGCCATGCGGGACAGTCCGGGATCATGGGGCTGGCCCCGAAGGCCAAGATCCTCCCGATTAGGGTCGGTCTCAATGACGCTGGCGAGGCTGAATCGGGAGAGACGAAACTCGCCGAAGCCATTCGTTTCGCCGCGGACAATGGCGCGAAGGTGATCAACCTGTCGATTGCTGGTGGATCGGCGTCCGACCGTGAGACACGTGCTGCTGTCGAGTACGCCATTTCGAAGGACATCGTTCTGGTCGCAGGTGCGGGAAACCTTGGCAACCATGGCTCTCCCGTCTCGTACCCGGCTGCCTACCCTGGCGTTGTCGCGGTTTCGGCCATCGACGATGTCGGGACCATCTGGGAGAAGTCCAACAAGGGCCCTGAGATGACACTGGCAGCGCCGGGAGTCGGCATCGCCAGTGCAGGGATCAAGTCAACCACCGCGTACACGACTTCCAACGGGACATCCGACGCCACCGCCTATGTCTCTGCCATTGCCGCGCTTGTCCGGGCCAAGTATCCGGATCTCTCGGCCGGGCAGGTCATCAACCGGATGATCAAGTCGGCGGTCGCTCCGCCCGACAAGTCGGCGGTGCCGAACAGCAGCTATGGGTACGGCATCGCTTCGCCCGGCGCCGCGTTGGCTGCCAACCCGGCGGTTGACGGTGGGGCGAAGGAGAATCCGCTGCTGGGGCGGGTCGAGTCGCAGAAGGGTGCGTCGGCCGCGCCGTCCGGGGGTGCTGCTTCGCCGAAGCCCGTGCCGAGTGCTCCGGCCGGTGCGGGGGCCAGTGGCGGGGATGTGGCCAAGGGTGATGACGGTGGCGGCGGCTTCCCGGTGGTTGCCGTGGCGGGTGGTGTGGTCGGGCTGCTGGTGGTGGTCGGGCTGGTGGTGTTCCTGGTGCGGCGCTCTCGTGGCGGGGGCGGCGGCACCGGTGGCCCGGGTGGCCCGGGTGGCGGGCCGGTGGCGTACGGGTCTGCGCCGCCGGGCGGCCCGCAGGGGTACGGGGCTCCGCAGTCGCAGCCGTCGCCGCAGTACCCGCCGCAGCAGCCCCCCGCCCCGCCGGGCGGTAATCCGTACCAGCGGTGA
- a CDS encoding RDD family protein has translation MSTSDPSGNEQEGGDKPSFDKPPQAGTPSGAPSDPPGTPPPPPPPGESPYGTPPGYGAPYGAPPGAPGTPHGSPYGAAPPPPATGPYAESGTGPVPGMPPLATWPNRIIAKVLDFAMMEALAVVVSLPFSDLGRQNGWIGPIWLGYAFFLVYEGLMLSRDGQTVGKKLFHLRVAMLIDGSTPTPNAGWIRSATFVLPAVICCGGLWWPVDGFFGVFDKPYRQCIHDKAAKTVVISTA, from the coding sequence ATGAGCACCTCCGACCCCTCAGGCAACGAGCAGGAGGGGGGCGACAAGCCCTCCTTCGACAAGCCCCCGCAGGCGGGTACGCCGTCAGGTGCGCCGTCCGACCCACCCGGCACGCCCCCGCCGCCCCCACCCCCGGGCGAGAGTCCCTACGGCACCCCGCCGGGCTACGGCGCCCCCTACGGAGCACCCCCCGGTGCACCGGGGACGCCCCACGGCTCCCCGTACGGCGCGGCCCCTCCGCCGCCCGCCACCGGCCCGTACGCGGAGTCGGGCACAGGCCCGGTGCCGGGCATGCCACCGCTCGCCACCTGGCCCAACCGCATCATCGCGAAGGTGCTCGACTTCGCGATGATGGAGGCCCTCGCCGTCGTGGTGTCGCTGCCCTTCTCCGACCTCGGCCGGCAGAACGGCTGGATCGGGCCGATCTGGCTCGGCTACGCCTTCTTCCTGGTCTACGAGGGCCTGATGCTCAGCCGGGACGGCCAGACCGTCGGCAAGAAGCTCTTCCACCTCAGGGTCGCCATGCTCATCGACGGCAGCACCCCCACGCCCAACGCCGGGTGGATCAGATCGGCGACGTTCGTCCTGCCCGCCGTGATCTGCTGCGGCGGACTGTGGTGGCCGGTCGACGGGTTCTTCGGCGTCTTCGACAAGCCGTACCGGCAGTGCATCCACGACAAGGCCGCCAAGACCGTCGTCATCTCGACCGCCTGA
- a CDS encoding cellulose binding domain-containing protein, protein MTTSQPTRPGHRRRNRKGTLIGASAVAAAVAAGGLVALASSASAASVGAAYSRTSTWDSGYTGQYVITNPGTAAIDGWTLSFDLPAGATVSSLWNAGFTVSGRHVTVKPEDWNKRIEPGRTVDVGFVVQGFGAAQAEPGNCLINNVSCTAGNGPAPTPSGRPTTAPTTPAPSPSPSSSTASPKPTATASPKPTPTPTPTPTATGTPTPVTGARFAPYVDTSLYPPYDLVATAKASGVKNFNLAFVVSGGGCTPKWGGVSDLAADAVASQIGALRAIGGDVRASFGGANGSELALACSSTAELTAAYQKAVDAYGLDRLDFDIEGGAIADAAANGRRAQAIVQLQKNAAAKGKALDVSFTLPALPTGLTQDGINLVAGAKSAGVEIGAVNIMAMDFGDGVAPNPQGRMGKYAIDAATATQAQVKSVLGVSDSAAWGKVAVTPMIGVNDVATEVFTVADATQLADFAKTKHLAWLSMWSGTRDKACPGGAKGFADATCSSIAQQPLDFTRALGSYNG, encoded by the coding sequence ATGACGACGAGCCAGCCCACCCGCCCCGGACACCGCCGCCGCAACCGCAAGGGCACGCTGATCGGCGCCTCGGCCGTCGCCGCCGCGGTCGCCGCCGGTGGCCTGGTCGCCCTCGCCTCGTCGGCGAGCGCCGCCTCGGTCGGCGCCGCGTACAGCCGCACCAGCACCTGGGACAGCGGTTACACCGGCCAGTACGTGATCACCAACCCCGGCACCGCCGCGATCGACGGCTGGACCCTCAGCTTCGACCTGCCCGCCGGAGCCACCGTCTCCTCGCTCTGGAACGCCGGCTTCACCGTCTCCGGCCGGCACGTCACGGTGAAGCCCGAGGACTGGAACAAGCGGATCGAGCCGGGCCGCACGGTCGACGTCGGCTTCGTGGTCCAGGGCTTCGGCGCGGCCCAGGCCGAACCCGGCAACTGCCTGATCAACAACGTCTCCTGCACCGCGGGCAACGGACCGGCACCCACCCCCTCCGGACGGCCCACCACCGCGCCCACCACCCCCGCACCGAGCCCGTCCCCGAGCTCCTCCACCGCCTCGCCCAAGCCCACCGCCACGGCCTCGCCCAAGCCGACCCCCACGCCCACCCCCACCCCGACCGCGACCGGCACGCCCACGCCGGTCACCGGCGCCCGCTTCGCCCCGTACGTCGACACCTCGCTCTACCCGCCGTACGACCTGGTCGCCACCGCCAAGGCGAGCGGGGTGAAGAACTTCAACCTCGCCTTCGTCGTCTCCGGTGGCGGCTGCACCCCCAAGTGGGGCGGCGTCTCCGACCTCGCCGCGGACGCGGTCGCCTCCCAGATCGGCGCCCTGCGGGCGATCGGCGGCGACGTCCGGGCCTCCTTCGGCGGCGCCAACGGCAGCGAGCTCGCCCTGGCCTGCTCCTCCACCGCCGAGCTGACCGCCGCCTACCAGAAGGCCGTCGACGCCTACGGGCTCGACCGGCTGGACTTCGACATCGAGGGCGGCGCGATCGCCGACGCCGCCGCCAACGGCCGCCGCGCCCAGGCCATCGTCCAGCTCCAGAAGAACGCCGCCGCCAAGGGCAAGGCGCTGGACGTCTCCTTCACCCTGCCGGCCCTGCCCACCGGCCTCACCCAGGACGGCATCAACCTGGTCGCCGGCGCGAAGAGCGCGGGGGTCGAGATCGGCGCCGTGAACATCATGGCGATGGACTTCGGCGACGGCGTCGCGCCCAACCCGCAGGGCCGGATGGGCAAGTACGCGATCGACGCCGCCACGGCCACCCAGGCGCAGGTCAAGAGCGTGCTCGGGGTCAGCGACAGCGCCGCCTGGGGCAAGGTCGCGGTCACCCCGATGATCGGTGTCAACGACGTCGCCACCGAGGTCTTCACCGTCGCCGACGCGACCCAGCTGGCCGACTTCGCCAAGACCAAGCACCTCGCCTGGCTCTCGATGTGGTCCGGCACCCGCGACAAGGCCTGCCCCGGCGGCGCCAAGGGCTTCGCCGACGCGACCTGCAGCAGCATCGCCCAGCAGCCGCTCGACTTCACCCGGGCGCTCGGCTCGTACAACGGCTGA
- a CDS encoding SsgA family sporulation/cell division regulator, which produces MERSVSVVEQELDLDLVLSPERSVPVPARLSYGSHDPFAVHITFHLDTGTPVTWVFARELLVEGTFRPCGQGDVRIWPTRSGRRSVLCMALSSPAGDALLEAPLAIVASWLERAHRLVPPGAELGALDLDGSLADLLA; this is translated from the coding sequence ATGGAACGGTCCGTCAGTGTGGTGGAGCAGGAGCTCGACCTCGACCTGGTGCTGTCGCCCGAGCGCAGCGTGCCCGTCCCGGCCCGGCTGTCGTACGGGAGCCACGACCCGTTCGCGGTGCACATCACCTTCCACCTCGACACCGGGACGCCGGTGACCTGGGTGTTCGCCCGGGAGCTGCTGGTGGAGGGCACCTTCCGCCCGTGCGGGCAGGGCGACGTACGGATCTGGCCGACCCGCTCGGGCCGACGAAGCGTGCTGTGCATGGCGCTCAGCTCGCCGGCCGGGGACGCGCTGCTGGAGGCGCCGCTGGCGATAGTGGCGTCCTGGCTGGAGCGTGCGCACCGGCTGGTACCGCCGGGGGCCGAGCTGGGGGCGCTGGACCTGGACGGCTCGCTCGCCGACCTGCTGGCGTGA
- a CDS encoding endonuclease V encodes MPVPADWPADEAEARAEQERLRPLVVPVGPAPQAADGALVAGVDVAYDDDRDLVVAAAVLLDLATLEVVEQTTATGRIAFPYLPGLLAFRELPAVLDALADLRATPDLVVCDGYGLAHPRRLGLASHLGVLTGLATIGVAKTPFTFTHHQPDAERGSWSPLLDGTEEVGRAVRTRRGVKPVFVSVGHRIGLPEAVATTLALAPAYRLPETTRHADSLCRRRLAEAQQAYGTPPPGTHR; translated from the coding sequence ATGCCCGTACCCGCCGACTGGCCGGCCGACGAGGCCGAGGCGCGCGCAGAACAGGAACGGCTGCGCCCGCTGGTCGTCCCGGTCGGGCCCGCCCCGCAGGCCGCCGACGGCGCGCTCGTCGCGGGCGTCGACGTCGCCTACGACGACGACCGGGACCTCGTCGTGGCCGCCGCGGTGCTGCTCGACCTCGCGACCCTGGAAGTCGTCGAACAGACCACCGCGACCGGGCGGATCGCCTTCCCCTACCTCCCCGGACTGCTCGCCTTCCGCGAACTCCCCGCCGTCCTCGACGCCCTGGCCGACCTGAGGGCCACCCCCGACCTCGTCGTCTGCGACGGCTACGGACTCGCCCACCCCCGCCGCCTCGGCCTCGCCAGCCACCTGGGCGTCCTCACCGGCCTGGCCACCATCGGCGTCGCCAAGACCCCCTTCACCTTCACCCACCACCAGCCCGACGCCGAGCGCGGATCCTGGTCCCCGCTGCTCGACGGCACCGAGGAGGTCGGCCGGGCCGTCCGCACCCGTCGCGGTGTGAAACCGGTCTTCGTCTCCGTCGGCCACCGCATCGGCCTCCCCGAAGCCGTCGCCACCACCCTCGCCCTCGCCCCCGCCTACCGGCTCCCCGAGACCACCCGCCACGCGGACTCCCTCTGCCGGCGCCGCCTGGCCGAGGCCCAGCAGGCATACGGCACCCCGCCGCCGGGAACCCACAGGTAG
- a CDS encoding VOC family protein: protein MTEIFAAPLAQEPADDFRPITGPDAVVLAVHDARKAAHYYSATLAMRCTAYSGPENGNPETRAYVFETGPARYVLTSVVQVLTGHGRLIADHLARHGEGIVDLSLRVPDAYAAFDYAVDRGATALTEPYELTDPNGTVVLAVIATAGAARHTLVDRTGYGGPYLPGFTRVPDRVRPPTTSLHP, encoded by the coding sequence TTGACCGAGATCTTCGCCGCACCACTCGCCCAGGAACCCGCCGACGACTTCCGTCCGATCACCGGCCCGGACGCCGTCGTGCTCGCCGTGCACGACGCACGGAAGGCCGCGCACTACTACTCCGCCACCCTCGCCATGCGATGTACCGCCTACTCGGGGCCCGAGAACGGCAACCCGGAGACCCGAGCCTACGTCTTCGAGACCGGCCCCGCCCGCTACGTGCTGACCTCGGTGGTCCAAGTCCTCACCGGGCACGGCCGCCTGATCGCCGATCACCTCGCCCGCCACGGCGAGGGCATCGTCGACCTCTCGCTGCGCGTCCCGGACGCCTACGCCGCCTTCGACTACGCGGTCGACCGCGGCGCCACCGCCCTCACCGAGCCGTACGAGCTCACCGACCCGAACGGCACCGTGGTACTCGCCGTCATCGCCACCGCGGGGGCCGCCCGCCACACCCTGGTCGACCGGACCGGGTACGGCGGCCCGTACCTGCCGGGCTTCACCCGGGTGCCGGACCGCGTACGGCCGCCGACCACCTCGCTGCACCCGTGA
- a CDS encoding glycosyltransferase 87 family protein — protein MSTVQEERRTPPRRPEQPPAPAAWRRPFTAPLAALRQAPRRPLALATALALFSLLGYATVRHFVGTSMVDMIVYRAEGAAVADGRDLYALRVTEWNLPATYPPFAAMLFVPTTWFGVGFLRVAITAGNVVLIGLLAHLSFKLVGWPRRELRPIGVVLVAGLGVWLEPVFTTLRYGQINLVLACLILWDLTRPDGRRSKGVAIGIAAGIKLTPGLFAVYLLITGRVRAAFVAGFTFLATFALGAAVLPDATWGFWTKYLYDSTRVGKTEIVDNQSVRGAVARLLHSADPGTLATLASATVALAGLAVAGWAHRSGRWTPRAEAWGVCCAAVTAVLISPISWTHHWVWCVPMLVLLAAEAAHEHSRPTAVRRLRWRPIFGATLLAFLSFGMWVVPHKGDLDLHLPLLHQLPADVYPLVGICFLALGALRVTARRRAAGAPLLQLPQQRRDRAAGSDTPADEQPREPQQA, from the coding sequence GTGAGCACGGTGCAAGAGGAACGCAGGACGCCCCCGCGGCGCCCCGAGCAGCCCCCTGCCCCGGCAGCCTGGCGCCGCCCGTTCACGGCGCCGCTGGCCGCCCTGCGCCAGGCCCCGCGCCGCCCGCTCGCCCTCGCCACCGCGCTGGCCCTGTTCTCACTGCTCGGCTACGCCACCGTGCGGCACTTCGTCGGCACCTCGATGGTCGACATGATCGTCTACCGGGCCGAGGGCGCCGCCGTCGCGGACGGCCGCGACCTGTACGCGCTGCGCGTCACCGAGTGGAACCTGCCCGCCACCTACCCGCCGTTCGCCGCGATGCTCTTCGTGCCGACCACCTGGTTCGGCGTCGGGTTCCTGCGGGTCGCCATCACCGCCGGGAACGTCGTCCTGATCGGGCTGCTCGCCCACCTGTCGTTCAAGCTGGTCGGCTGGCCGCGCCGGGAGCTGCGTCCGATCGGCGTGGTGCTGGTCGCCGGCCTCGGCGTCTGGCTGGAGCCGGTCTTCACCACGCTGCGCTACGGGCAGATCAACCTCGTCCTCGCCTGCCTGATCCTCTGGGACCTCACCCGCCCCGACGGCAGGCGCAGCAAGGGCGTCGCCATCGGCATCGCCGCCGGGATCAAGCTCACCCCCGGCCTGTTCGCCGTCTACCTGCTGATCACCGGCCGGGTCCGGGCCGCCTTCGTGGCCGGCTTCACCTTCCTCGCCACCTTCGCCCTCGGCGCGGCCGTCCTGCCCGACGCCACCTGGGGCTTCTGGACCAAGTACCTCTACGACTCCACCCGGGTCGGCAAGACCGAGATCGTCGACAACCAGTCCGTCCGCGGCGCCGTCGCCCGCCTGCTGCACAGCGCCGACCCCGGCACCCTGGCCACCCTGGCCAGTGCCACCGTCGCGCTGGCCGGCCTGGCCGTCGCCGGCTGGGCCCACCGCAGCGGCCGCTGGACGCCGCGCGCCGAGGCCTGGGGCGTCTGCTGCGCCGCCGTCACGGCCGTGCTGATCTCCCCGATCAGCTGGACCCACCACTGGGTGTGGTGCGTGCCGATGCTCGTCCTGCTCGCCGCCGAGGCCGCGCACGAGCACTCCCGCCCCACCGCCGTCCGGCGGCTGCGCTGGCGGCCGATCTTCGGCGCGACCCTGCTCGCCTTCCTGTCCTTCGGCATGTGGGTCGTCCCCCACAAGGGTGACCTCGACCTGCACCTGCCGCTGCTCCACCAGCTCCCGGCGGACGTCTACCCGCTCGTCGGAATCTGCTTCCTGGCCCTCGGCGCGCTCCGGGTCACCGCCCGCCGCCGGGCGGCCGGCGCACCGCTGCTCCAGCTGCCGCAGCAGCGCCGGGACCGCGCGGCCGGCTCCGACACGCCGGCCGACGAGCAGCCGCGCGAGCCGCAGCAGGCCTGA
- a CDS encoding RDD family protein: MTDRPFAAGADTAAGPTPGYYPDPSIPGFVRYWGGTAWVPGTSRRAPAEGEYLAPPHFAARQAPPVAPPRHMPPPAVPGPPGGAGHPQPEARRAADETGPVFLDQTGAGAAFTMAPQAELELRPRALVEPHRPPVDVPGQGVGTGLEPVPPGPLAVAPGGGVRGPEGFGWRADPTAQRGLLETGTAPRWVSWGVLGTEGAETAEDAATSEAGPAAVLPGTVRPPVPASSPAPAAAPASSPAAPGPRSAGPAATKVEPVVAEPAAARPAAAERATAERAAPGSGAAKAAVTGPAVAKAATAKPVAAKAAAAKPVAAKPAVRRPVALPPAGLGRRLVARAIDTVVVAVVGAAAAVPLAASTVDHLQLKLDQAQLRSYLTGRAVQVWMVDSVVVGKAAALLGLLVLLGVLYEVLPTARTGQTFGKRIAGIRVVDAKGPAGRTRPKPPRPARSLLRWIVGQLAAVLVLGLFWPLLDRRARRGLQDRAGRTRVVRA; the protein is encoded by the coding sequence ATGACGGACCGGCCATTCGCCGCCGGCGCGGACACGGCCGCCGGCCCGACGCCGGGCTACTACCCAGACCCCTCCATCCCCGGCTTCGTCCGGTACTGGGGCGGAACCGCCTGGGTGCCCGGCACCAGCCGGCGGGCCCCCGCCGAGGGCGAGTACCTGGCACCGCCGCACTTCGCCGCCCGGCAGGCCCCGCCGGTCGCCCCGCCCCGCCACATGCCGCCGCCGGCCGTCCCGGGGCCGCCCGGGGGCGCCGGACACCCGCAACCCGAGGCGCGGCGTGCCGCCGACGAGACCGGGCCGGTCTTCCTCGACCAGACCGGGGCGGGCGCCGCGTTCACCATGGCCCCGCAGGCGGAGCTCGAACTGCGGCCACGGGCGCTGGTCGAGCCGCACCGGCCGCCGGTCGATGTGCCCGGGCAGGGCGTGGGCACCGGTCTGGAACCGGTACCGCCGGGCCCGCTCGCCGTCGCGCCCGGCGGCGGCGTCCGGGGCCCCGAGGGATTCGGCTGGCGGGCCGACCCCACGGCGCAGCGCGGGCTGCTGGAGACCGGGACGGCGCCGCGGTGGGTGTCCTGGGGAGTGCTGGGCACCGAGGGAGCGGAGACGGCGGAGGATGCTGCCACGTCGGAGGCCGGGCCCGCGGCCGTGTTACCCGGCACCGTCAGACCGCCCGTGCCGGCTTCGTCGCCCGCCCCGGCCGCCGCCCCGGCTTCGTCGCCCGCCGCGCCCGGGCCGCGGAGTGCCGGGCCCGCTGCGACGAAGGTCGAGCCGGTGGTCGCCGAGCCGGCGGCCGCGCGGCCCGCCGCTGCCGAACGCGCCACTGCCGAACGCGCTGCTCCCGGGTCCGGCGCGGCCAAGGCCGCCGTCACCGGGCCTGCCGTCGCCAAGGCCGCCACCGCGAAGCCTGTTGCTGCCAAGGCTGCCGCCGCGAAGCCCGTAGCCGCGAAGCCCGCCGTGCGCAGGCCCGTGGCGCTGCCGCCCGCCGGGCTCGGCCGGCGCCTGGTCGCCCGGGCGATCGACACGGTCGTGGTCGCCGTCGTCGGCGCCGCGGCGGCGGTCCCGCTCGCAGCGTCCACGGTCGACCACCTTCAGCTCAAGCTCGACCAGGCCCAGCTCCGCTCGTACCTCACCGGCCGGGCGGTCCAGGTGTGGATGGTCGACTCGGTGGTCGTCGGCAAGGCGGCCGCACTCCTCGGCCTGCTGGTGCTGCTGGGCGTCCTGTACGAGGTCCTGCCGACCGCCCGCACCGGCCAGACCTTCGGCAAGCGGATCGCCGGGATCAGGGTGGTCGACGCGAAGGGCCCGGCCGGCCGGACCCGCCCGAAGCCGCCGCGCCCCGCCCGTTCGCTGCTCCGCTGGATCGTCGGCCAGCTCGCCGCCGTGCTGGTCCTCGGCCTGTTCTGGCCGCTGCTCGACCGGAGGGCCCGGCGGGGCCTGCAGGACCGCGCCGGCCGGACCAGAGTGGTGCGCGCCTGA
- a CDS encoding response regulator transcription factor yields MATVLVVEDDPFVRSALIRHLSESGHAVRSVGTALEALREVAQVGCDLVILDLGLPDLDGGEALKMIRGITNVPVIISTARDDEAEIVRLLNDGADDYLVKPFSGEHLTARMAAVLRRLGAGGPATPQVLRVGGLAIDPQRREAVLDGRTLDLTRREFDLLAFLAARPGVVVPRKEILAEVWRQTYGGDQTIDVHLSWLRRKLGETASSPRYLHTVRGVGVRLEAPAAPVEHAP; encoded by the coding sequence ATGGCAACAGTGCTCGTGGTCGAGGACGACCCCTTTGTCCGATCCGCCCTCATCCGACACCTTTCCGAGTCGGGCCACGCGGTACGCAGCGTGGGGACAGCCCTCGAAGCGCTGCGCGAGGTGGCCCAGGTCGGCTGCGACCTGGTGATCCTCGACCTCGGCCTGCCCGACCTGGACGGCGGCGAGGCGCTCAAGATGATCCGCGGCATCACCAACGTCCCGGTGATCATCTCCACCGCCCGGGACGACGAGGCCGAGATCGTCCGGCTGCTCAACGACGGGGCCGACGACTACCTGGTGAAGCCGTTCTCCGGCGAGCATCTGACGGCCCGGATGGCCGCCGTGCTGCGCCGGCTCGGCGCCGGCGGGCCGGCCACCCCGCAGGTTCTGCGCGTCGGCGGCCTCGCCATCGACCCCCAGCGGCGCGAGGCCGTCCTGGACGGGCGGACGCTCGACCTGACCCGGCGTGAGTTCGACCTGCTGGCCTTCCTCGCCGCCCGGCCCGGCGTGGTCGTGCCGCGCAAGGAGATCCTCGCCGAGGTCTGGCGGCAGACCTACGGCGGCGACCAGACCATCGACGTGCACCTGTCCTGGCTGCGCCGCAAACTCGGTGAGACCGCCTCCAGCCCGCGCTACCTGCACACCGTCCGCGGCGTCGGCGTCCGGCTGGAGGCACCGGCCGCACCCGTGGAGCACGCGCCGTGA